The Cinclus cinclus chromosome 18, bCinCin1.1, whole genome shotgun sequence genome has a segment encoding these proteins:
- the PIGT gene encoding GPI transamidase component PIG-T: MAAALLLLLLLAAGPGPGRADAEQERRDALREELLLSPLPTGDVAATFQFRTRWDADLQRGAVSHYRLFPKALGRLVAALGVRELHLALTQGFWRTRYWGQPPLQAPAGAELWVWFQPTVTDVDKAWKELSNILSGIFCASLNFIDSTNTVIPTASFKPLGLANGTDHHLLRYAVLPREVVCTENLTPWKKLLPCGSKAGLAVLLKAERLFHSSYHSQAVHIRPICRDASCLAMSWELRQTLTVVFDFFSSGQGKKDWSLFKMFSRTLTDTCPLASQSKVYVDISPKNKEKELLEVSPPPTSVHEAIVQGDKKTYAVYDLLSPSLFNTSRSLNVQLKWKRPQDSLEMPIPTLHAQRYVGGYGLQTGEICTLIYNTHPYRAFPVILLETVPWYLRLYVHTLTIITKGKENKPSYIHYQPAQDRRRPHLLEMLIQLPANSVTKITIQFERALLKWTEYPPDPNHGFYVGSSVLSALVPSVTAMKDMDVEQSPLFTSLFPSSDGSSYFVRLYTEPLLVNLPTPDFSMPYNVICLTCTVVAVCYGSFYNLLTRTFHVEEPSRGGLAKRLANVIRKFRGVPPL; the protein is encoded by the exons ATGGCGGCGgcgttgctgctgctgctgctgctggcggcAGGGCCCGGGCCCGGGCGGGCGGACGCGGAgcaggagcggcgggacgcGCTgcgggaggagctgctgctgagcccgCTGCCCACCGGCGATGTGGCCGCCACCTTCCAGTTCCGCACGCGCTGGGACGCGGACCTGCAGCGGGGCGCAG TCTCTCACTACAGGCTCTTCCCGAAGGCGCTGGGGCGGCTGGTGGCAGCGCTGGGCGTGCGGGAGCTCCACCTCGCGCTCACCCAGGGCTTCTGGCGCACCCGGTACTGGGGGCAGCCTCCCCTCCAGGCACCCGCTGGCGCTGAGCTCTGGGTCTGGTTCCAGCCCACGGTCACCGA TGTTGACAAAGCCTGGAAAGAACTAAGTAACATCCTTTCGGGGATATTCTGTGCTTCTCTCAACTTCATTGACTCGACCAACACAGTGATTCCAACAGCATCCTTCAAACCCCTGGGTTTAGCCAATG ggacagatCACCATCTGCTGCGTTATGCTGTCCTGCCCCGGGAAGTTGTCTGCACAGAGAACCTCACCCCttggaagaagctgctgccatgtggctCAAAG GCCGGGCTCGCTGTGCTGCTGAAAGCCGAGCGCTTGTTCCACAGCAGCTACCACTCACAGGCAGTGCACATCCGCCCCATCTGCagg GATGCCTCCTGCCTGGCTATGTCTTGGGAGCTCAGACAGACCCTCACTGTGGTCTTTGACTTCTTTTCCAGCGGCCAGGGAAAGAAAG ACTGGTCCCTCTTTAAGATGTTCTCTCGCACACTGACTGACACATGTCCTCTGGCATCGCAGAGCAAAGTCTACGTTGACATTTCCCCTAAAAATAAG GAAAAGGAGCTACTGGAAGTGTCCCCACCTCCAACATCAGTGCATGAAGCTATTGTCCAGGGAGACAAGAAAACCTATGCTGTCTATGACCTGCTGAGCCCCTCGCTCTTCAACACATCTCGCAGCCTCAATGTGCAGCTCAAGTGGAAGCGGCCCCAAGACAGCT TGGAAATGCCCATTCCCACGCTCCATGCTCAGCGTTACGTGGGGGGGTACGGGCTGCAGACCGGGGAGATCTGCACCCTCATCTACAACACTCACCCTTACCGAGCCTTCCCTGTGATCCTGCTGGAGACTGTGCCCTGGTACCTGCGGCTCTACGTGCACACCCTGACTATCATCaccaaagggaaggaaaacaagccCA GTTACATCCACTACCAGCCAGCCCAGGACCGGAGACGGCCTCACCTCTTGGAAATGCTGATCCAGCTGCCAGCCAACTCCGTCACCAAGATCACAATCCAGTTTGAGAGGGCCTTATTGAAGTGGACAGAGTACCCACCTGACCCCAATCATGGCTTTTATGTCGG TTCATCTGTGCTCAGTGCCCTAGTGCCCAGTGTCACTGCAATGAAGGACATGGATGTGGAGCAGAGCCCTCTCTTCACCTCGCT GTTTCCTTCCTCTGATGGCTCCAGCTATTTTGTGCGCCTGTACACGGAGCCGCTGCTGGTGAACCTGCCAACACCAGACTTCAGCATGCCCTACAACGTCATCTGCCTCACCTGCACCGTGGTGGCCGTGTGCTACGGCTCCTTCTACAACCTGCTGACCAGAACGTTCCACGTGGAGGAGCCGAGCCGGGGTGGGCTGGCCAAGCGGCTGGCCAACGTCATCCGAAAATTCAGGGGGGTACCCCCACTCTGA
- the LOC134051378 gene encoding neuritin-like: protein MGQRRGPAVLLLALGHLAGLLAAGPACADAYRGLSDCVLKLGDSMATYEEEEGIELQGLRRVCRYWDEFHTCALTVLWECQKEAAAVWEMLRRESRKTKFQGSLFDLCSPSTAQSFAWTHVPNISILSIPLMITWLNL, encoded by the exons ATGGGGCagcggcggggcccggccgtGCTGCTCCTCGCCCTGG GGCACCTGGCCGGGCTGCTGGCAGCCGGACCCGCCTGCGCCGACGCTTACCGGGGCCTCTCGGACTGCGTCCTCAAGCTGGGGGACAGCATGGCCACGtacgaggaggaggagggcatcgagctgcaggggctgcgccgAGTCTGCAG GTATTGGGATGAATTTCACACCTGTGCCCTGACGGTGCTCTGGGAGTGccagaaggaagcagcagccGTCTGGGAGATGCTGAGAAGAGAGTCCCGAAAAACCAAATTTCAAGGCAGCTTGTTTGacctctgcagccccagcacggccCAAAGCTTTGCCTGGACCCATGTTCCCAACATTTCCATCCTCAGCATTCCCCTCATGATCACTTGGCTGAACTTATGA
- the DBNDD2 gene encoding dysbindin domain-containing protein 2 isoform X2, whose protein sequence is MSGPGAQSRSRRLPADMEQAQRNLDAEQMQQQQQLKLRDRQKFFEEVFQHDVDFFFPMSHLQIEHRRPPLGSISSMEVNVDMLEQMDVLDLSDQDTVDVFLGCGTEESSIAGSLPGADASQCPEEITLKVPNAAESKSRISSTSSASTDLNSLDTSEEGAETPVVQSDEEDLQEDSPKEQVVRS, encoded by the exons ATGTCGGGGCCCGGGGCGCAGAGCCGCAGCCGGCGGCTGCCCG CTGACATGGAGCAGGCCCAGCGGAACCTGGATGCAGAgcaaatgcagcagcagcagcagctgaaactACGGGACCGGCAGAAGTTCTTTGAGGAGGTTTTCCAGCATGATGTGGATTTCTTCTTCCCAATGTCTCACCTGCAGATAGAGCACCGGAGAC CTCCCTTAGGCAGCATTTCCTCCATGGAGGTGAATGTAGACATGCTGGAACAGATGGACGTGCTGGACCTGTCAGATCAGGACACTGTGGATGTGTTTCTGGGCTGTGGGACAGAGGAGAGCAGCATTGCTGGGTCTTTGCCAG GGGCAGATGCTAGCCAGTGCCCAGAGGAGATCACCCTGAAAGTGCCCAATGCAGCTGAGAGCAAGTCTCGCATTTCCTCCACATCCTCTGCCTCCACGGATTTGAACAGCCTGGACACCAGCGAGGAGGGGGCCGAGACCCCCGTGGTGCAGTCGGATGAGGAGGACCTGCAGGAGGACAGTCCCAAAGAGCAGGTGGTGAGAAGCTAG
- the DBNDD2 gene encoding dysbindin domain-containing protein 2 isoform X1, whose amino-acid sequence MSWDRQKGSDSPAWSNSPHLLSPADMEQAQRNLDAEQMQQQQQLKLRDRQKFFEEVFQHDVDFFFPMSHLQIEHRRPPLGSISSMEVNVDMLEQMDVLDLSDQDTVDVFLGCGTEESSIAGSLPGADASQCPEEITLKVPNAAESKSRISSTSSASTDLNSLDTSEEGAETPVVQSDEEDLQEDSPKEQVVRS is encoded by the exons ATGAGCTGGGACAGGCAAAAGGGCTCAGACAGCCCTGCCTGGTCCAACTCTCCTCACCTTTTGTCCCCAGCTGACATGGAGCAGGCCCAGCGGAACCTGGATGCAGAgcaaatgcagcagcagcagcagctgaaactACGGGACCGGCAGAAGTTCTTTGAGGAGGTTTTCCAGCATGATGTGGATTTCTTCTTCCCAATGTCTCACCTGCAGATAGAGCACCGGAGAC CTCCCTTAGGCAGCATTTCCTCCATGGAGGTGAATGTAGACATGCTGGAACAGATGGACGTGCTGGACCTGTCAGATCAGGACACTGTGGATGTGTTTCTGGGCTGTGGGACAGAGGAGAGCAGCATTGCTGGGTCTTTGCCAG GGGCAGATGCTAGCCAGTGCCCAGAGGAGATCACCCTGAAAGTGCCCAATGCAGCTGAGAGCAAGTCTCGCATTTCCTCCACATCCTCTGCCTCCACGGATTTGAACAGCCTGGACACCAGCGAGGAGGGGGCCGAGACCCCCGTGGTGCAGTCGGATGAGGAGGACCTGCAGGAGGACAGTCCCAAAGAGCAGGTGGTGAGAAGCTAG